A section of the Babylonia areolata isolate BAREFJ2019XMU chromosome 1, ASM4173473v1, whole genome shotgun sequence genome encodes:
- the LOC143291517 gene encoding UDP-glucuronosyltransferase 2B13-like: MPLAVVTLACALVTVFLTQSETKRVVSIPVPFTSHVRYHTNVARALAKRGHDVWVTIPTYLLNKGYLDTSGFNVIPYDTMPGLEKTMQSTMSGSYFDGKMPNVIEFLKICSEVLDTLLRNESLISDIGQKYPDLIVIDNIPPFYAMIIIPYRLRIPFAFLGTTYSPIFMRVPFSPADVPLFILPYSNKMTFFQRLHNTLFQLIFAVYSPHFKDDAVATYAPEMEYLSLAVLVTKAEIFLVEQDHVLDYPRPTLPNVKLIGGTVTGPAKALPPEFQSFMDSAKEGVVIVSFGSYVLDLPEHISDKILQVLLQLPMKSVFRSNLTSSDPKKILTAPWIPQNDLLGHPHTKVFVSHCGKNGQYEALYHAVPIVATPLFADQRYNAERVREKGFAEVLDLNTCTAEQMSSTILTVANEPRYKQAVVKRSRLFRELYGVPMETAAYWLDHVMEYGGDYMRSTGQQMPLYQYVLLDVFLFILCAVALTLVIGCCLIRAICSCFRKKKTKTE, encoded by the coding sequence ATGCCCCTGGCAGTGGTCACCCTGGCCTGTGCACTGGTGACGGTGTTCTTGACACAGTCAGAAACCAAGAGAGTGGTCAGCATACCTGTCCCCTTCACCAGTCATGTCAGATACCACACCAATGTTGCACGTGCTCTGGCCAAGAGAGGTCATGATGTATGGGTCACCATTCCCACCTATCTGCTGAACAAAGGTTACCTGGATACATCTGGGTTCAACGTCATTCCTTATGATACCATGCCTGGATTGGAAAAAACTATGCAAAGTACAATGAGCGGGAGTTATTTTGATGGAAAAATGCCAAATGTTATAGAGTTCCTGAAAATCTGTTCCGAAGTACTTGACACTTTGCTGAGAAATGAGTCACTCATTTCAGATATTGGACAGAAATATCCAGACCTGATTGTAATCGACAATATCCCACCATTCTACGCCATGATTATTATACCGTACAGACTCAGAATTCCATTTGCATTCCTGGGAACTACTTATTCTCCAATATTCATGAGAGTGCCTTTCTCACCAGCTGATGTCCCTCTTTTCATTCTACCATACAGCAACAAGATGACATTCTTCCAAAGGCTTCACAACACACTTTTCCAATTGATTTTCGCTGTGTACAGTCCACATTTCAAGGATGATGCTGTCGCAACGTATGCTCCAGAAATGGAATATCTTTCATTGGCGGTGTTAGTAACCAAAGCTGAGATATTTCTTGTGGAACAAGACCACGTACTGGATTACCCCAGACCTACACTGCCCAATGTCAAACTGATTGGTGGCACAGTAACAGGACCAGCCAAAGCCCTGCCACCTGAGTTCCAGTCCTTCATGGACAGTGCCAAGGAGGGTGTAGTGATTGTATCCTTTGGCAGCTACGTGCTCGACCTTCCAGAGCACATCAGTGACAAGATCCTGCAGGTTCTTCTGCAGCTACCCATGAAGTCAGTCTTTAGGTCTAACCTGACATCTTCAGATCCCAAGAAAATCCTGACAGCACCATGGATACCTCAGAATGACCTGCTTGGCCATCCACACACCAAAGTGTTTGTCAGTCACTGTGGGAAGAACGGTCAGTACGAGGCTCTTTACCACGCTGTTCCTATCGTGGCTACACCTCTCTTCGCAGACCAGCGCTACAATGCAGAACGTGTCCGAGAGAAAGGTTTTGCCGAGGTACTGGATCTTAACACATGCACGGCTGAGCAGATGAGTTCCACCATTCTGACAGTTGCCAACGAACCAAGGTACAAACAGGCTGTTGTTAAACGTTCCCGTCTGTTCAGAGAGTTGTACGGAGTTCCCATGGAGACGGCAGCGTACTGGTTGGATCACGTGATGGAATATGGTGGTGACTACATGCGTTCTACCGGTCAACAAATGCCGCTCTATCAGTATGTGCTGCTGGATGTCTTCCTCTTCATTCTGTGTGCTGTGGCACTGACATTAGTGATTGGCTGCTGTTTGATACGTGCCATCTGTTCATGTTTtcggaagaaaaagacgaagacagAGTGA